One window of Flavobacterium ammonificans genomic DNA carries:
- a CDS encoding type IX secretion system membrane protein PorP/SprF, with amino-acid sequence MKKLFSLVVLMSLSVWGQQEPQYTQYMFNPTVINPAYAGSMDYGTIFSMYRAQWLGLEGAPRTLNLAYHQPIENSRIGIGVNLLHDQIGPTNTTFASVDVSYTIVFANESRLAFGVKAAGELFAIDNQKLNNYNPEDPFLQLNMINQFSPNVGVGLYYYKQNSYLGLSVPRLLETRFVDAIAFSNTKRKQHFYFVGGKVYNLMYNLKFKPAFVTKVVAGAPLQVDLTTNFLYNERLTFGLAYRWSAAVSALVGFRVNDRLSIGYGYDRETTRLSNFNSGSHELFLQFDLLRNGQTVETTRFF; translated from the coding sequence GGGGCCAACAAGAGCCCCAGTACACCCAGTACATGTTCAACCCTACGGTAATTAATCCGGCTTATGCAGGATCGATGGATTATGGAACTATTTTCAGTATGTACCGCGCACAGTGGCTAGGTCTCGAAGGAGCGCCACGCACTTTAAATTTAGCCTATCACCAACCCATTGAGAATAGTAGAATAGGAATAGGAGTGAACCTACTGCATGATCAGATAGGACCTACTAATACTACTTTTGCCTCAGTGGATGTTTCCTACACGATTGTTTTCGCTAATGAAAGCCGCTTGGCTTTTGGGGTTAAAGCCGCAGGAGAGCTTTTTGCCATAGACAACCAAAAGTTAAACAATTACAATCCAGAAGACCCGTTTTTACAGCTCAATATGATCAATCAATTCTCTCCTAATGTTGGAGTAGGGTTGTATTATTATAAACAGAATAGTTATTTAGGATTATCCGTTCCAAGATTACTAGAAACCCGATTTGTAGACGCTATCGCTTTTTCAAACACAAAGCGCAAGCAACATTTCTATTTTGTTGGAGGGAAAGTCTACAACTTGATGTACAATCTAAAATTCAAACCGGCTTTTGTTACTAAAGTAGTGGCAGGTGCTCCTTTACAAGTAGATTTAACCACCAATTTTCTCTACAATGAGCGCTTGACATTTGGTCTAGCCTATAGATGGAGCGCAGCCGTATCGGCCTTGGTTGGATTTAGAGTAAATGACAGATTATCGATTGGCTATGGTTACGATCGAGAAACCACAAGATTGTCCAATTTTAATTCAGGCTCACACGAACTATTTTTACAGTTTGATTTGTTGAGAAATGGTCAAACAGTAGAAACCACACGATTCTTTTAA